The genome window GTGGCAATCCAGAAAAAATAATAAAAAAATTCTGTAAATCAGAATTTTTTACTTTTTACTAGATTGCTTCGTCAATTACTTTGTAATTTCCTCGCAATGACGTTTAGCATTTTTATCCGCACAACAAGTTTTATTTATAAAAGCGATAATACAGCAATTTTAATCGCAATAAAATTATTTTATTTAAAAATTTATCAAGATATGTTTATTATAGTAAGTAATATTAATTTAGTAATTAAACTATGTTCGGTAAAATAAAAGACAAAATCAAATATTATTGCTTAACTATAATAAATATACCGAATTTTATTAAGAATAAAATTTTAGAATTTAAGAATTATATAAGTGATTGTAAATATAAATTCTCTCATTTAGCCGAAACTAATTATCAGCTTGGACTCGATCATTTATATAGAGGTAATTTAAATGATGCGCTGCTTAGGTTTAAACTGGTTGATAAATTTTTTAACCCTAATGATTCTAAAGTATATTATCAACTAGGATGGGTTTATTTTTTAAAAAATAATTATAAGCAAGCTATAGAATTTTTAGAAAAATCTAATGAAAAATATAAAGCAATATTTATAGATTTTTTAAAAAATTATAAGGATATTACTGCGATTCCAGAGGAAATTTGGGGAAAATATCGTGATTTAACAGCGCAATATTACCCTACTATTTTTAACAATGATAAAAATATTCATCTTCCGTATAGGTGTGTGAATGAAGCACTTAAGCAAATATCTGATTTACCTGATAATTACTCTATTCTAGAGCTTGGAAGTAATATAGGGCTTGTAGGTTATGAAATACAAAAACGTTTTCCAGAAAGTTTTACCTTAAGCGGTGTAGAAATTTCTACTTTAATGAATGATTTACAAGGAACATATTACCCGAATACTAAAATTTATGATCATATATATAATACTTCTATCAATGAATTTTTAAAACAAAACTCTAATAAATTTGATATTATTTTTAGTTTTTGCGGATTACCGTTTACTAACAATTTAATAGAATATTTTAATTTAATATACTCATCTCTTAGTGAACAAGGGTATTTTGCTCTTTGTTTACCGAACGCTGCGAAGACGCAATTCTCAGTAAAACGCAAAGAATTTATTTTTAACTTGAATGAAATAAATAATATTTTACAAAAAAATAATTTTACTATATTAACTTCGGAAGAAATAATACTAGCGGAAAACAATAAATATAGTATTATTGTTTGTAAGAAAATAACATAAATTAATGAGAATTTTAATTATACTATCTATTATACTATGCTCATTATTCGCAAGAGCTGATCTTGAATATGTGGATAATGACATATATAACTATAATGGTGGAAGAAATGAAAACGGTTGCTTGGAAGTTTACGATCCATACGAAAAATTTAACCGTAAAGTGTTTGCATTTAATTCTGTACTAGATTATATAATATTGCGTCCTTTAGCAATAGGTTATAAGAATATCACGAATGATTACGTAAAAGCACGTGTTAATAGTTTCGTCAGTAATGTTGATACACCGCTTACGGCGGTAAATTACGGGCTTCAGTTAAATTACAATAAAACTATGAAAAGCGTTTGGCGATTTCTCATTAACACGACGCTTGGCATAGGAGGTTTATTTGACGTAGCAGGTAAAGTAGGTTTGCCGTCTGAACGTCAAACTTTCGGCAGTACCCTCGCACATTATGGAGTTGCCCCAGGTCCTTATTTAGTATTGCCGATAATCGGTATTACTAACGCAAGAGATATGACGGATTCGGTAATTACTAATTATGCTCTTAATCCATTAATGTACTACACTCATAATGATTTTGACTTAGGAGTACTAGCAGTTAGTAAAATAAACGATCGATATGTTGTATTACCGTTTAGTGATTATGTGATGAAGAATTCTACCGATCCTTATGTGGCTATTAGATCAGCATTACATCGTGCTCGTGAAGCATCGGTTCAATATCCTGAAAATTTTAAATGTCCTAAACCCAAGAATTAATTAAATTAACGAGGATTATATGCAAAAAATTATTACAGGTTTATTTTTATTAGTTATGACGTTTTCCGCTTATTCTAGCGAGAAAGTGCCTGCTGGTTTGAATGATTACGTTACTAATTTAGTAAATGAAGCTTCTAGTATATTAAATGATAGTAAGCTATCTGAGCGAGTAAAAATTGCTAAAGCACGTGAGTTAATGTCTCAGAACCTAGATTTTGATTGGATGGCTAAATATACATTAGGCAGAAACGGGATAAAAACTTTATCAGGTGGGCAGGTTCAGGAATTCATCAAAGTTTACTCTAAATATGTTACTAAATCTTATACTGATTTAATAAAAGATTATAAAGGTGAACAGCCTAAAATAGTAGGAGTTCGTCCTTTAAGTTCGACCGATTTTATGGTTGCTATGAATATCGTTAGTAATAAAGAGCAAGACCCTATTAAAGTAGAATATCTTGTACGTGAAATGAAAGGGAACGGAAAAGATGTTTTTAAAGTTTCTGATATAATTACGGAAGGTGTAAGTCTTATTGGGGCTCAACAAGACGAGTTTACCGATACTTTAAAAAATCAAGGCTTTGAGGCACTAATACAAAAATTAGAAAGTCGTTCTTAAAGTTGCTGTCATTTCCAAAATCGTCATTGCGAGGAAAAACTGTAAGTTTTGACGAAGCAATCTCAGGAGTATTACTTCATGAGATTGCCGCACAGCCTACGGCTGCTCGCAATGACGATTAGGTGTCTACGCAACAAAGTCCGTTTGCTAATAGCGTCAAACAACATAAATCACTCACATGAAAATCCTAGCAGGCAGTAGTAATAAGTTACTTGCATCTCGTTTAGCTATAGCATTAAATATTAAATATATTGAGCCGAGAATTACCTATTTCAATGATTCCGAAATAAAAGTAGAAATTCAAGAATCATTTCATAATGAAGATGTAATCATAGTACAATCCACATCAAAGCCCGTTAATGATCGCTTAATTGAACTGTTCTTGCTAGTAGATGCAGCAAAAAAAGCGGTAGCAAATTGAATAATTCTAGTAATGCCTTATTTCGGTTATGCAAGGCAAGATAATATAAATTCTCAAAATATAATTCCTGCTAAGTTAATAGCAGATTTTTTGGAGAAGCTCGAAGTAAACCATGTAATTACTATTGATTTACATTCCGATAAAATAGAGAAATTTTTTAATATTTCTATTTCTAATCTTGCACCTATAAATTTATATATCCCGTTTTTAAGAACTTATAGCAATTTCGTTATAGTTGCACCTGATAAAGGAAGTATCAATCGAGTTCAAAAAATTAGTAATTTATTAAATATAGATTCAGCTTATATAAACAAAGAAAGGGATATAAATAATAATTGCGAGATGATATCAATAATAGGTAGTGTAGAGGGCAAAAATTGCATATTAATTGATGATATTATAGATAGCGGTGAAACAATCGTAAAAGCAGCAAGATTTTTAAAAGAACATTCGGCTTTATCGGTTAGTGCTTTTATAACTCATGCTGTGCTTGCTACCGGTTCTAAAGATAAAATTGAAAATTCGGGGGTAGATAAGATTTTTGTTACTGATACTATAGAAGTAGGTGACTTACCTACAAAATTTCATATAATACCGGTAATGCCAATTATCGTAAAAGAGTTAAGAAATATACTATGAGCTTGTGTACTCTAGAAATCAATCTGTCTGCAATAAAAAATAATTATCTTTTATTACAAGATATTTGCAAAACTTCATTAGTCGGTGCTGCCGTTAAAGCTAACGGTTACGGTCTTGGAGCAGTACAAATTTCTAAAACTTTAATAGAAGAAAATTGTAAGCATTTTTTTGTGGCTTCAAGTGAAGAAGGAGTGAATTTACGAAAAGCCCTAGGTAATGATGTAAATATTTTAGTGCTTAACGGCGTTTTTGAGCATGATGCTTTAGAGCTGATAGAATACAATTTAGTCCCTGTTCTAAATAACTTAAAACAAATAGAAATTTGGCAAAAATTCGGTAATTTGAAAAACCGATTATTGCCTTGTTATCTGCATTTCAACACAGGCATTAACCGCCTTGGATTAACTCATAATGAAATAGAGCAGCTAATTAATGATCGTGATTTGTTAAAAGGGCTAGATTTACAATATATTATAAGCCATCTAGCTATATCCGAGGAAATAGATAATCCTTATAATCTAGAGCAATTAAACAGATTTAAAACTTATTTACAATATTTCCCAAGTACAAAAGCAAGCCTTGCTAATTCCGGCGGCATATTTTTAGGTCAGGACTATCATTTTGATTTAGCAAGACCAGGGGCTGCTTTATATGGGCTTAATCCTTTAACACAGAATCCTGTAACCTTAAAAGCTCCTATAATCCATTTACAGAATTTGACACTAGATAGCCATATCGGTTATAATATGACTTTTACAACTAAGCGTGATAGTGTCATTGCAACATTACCGCTTGGTTATGCCGATGGGTTTAGTCGTAATTTTAGCAATCAAGGCGAAGTATTTATTAATGGTCGCAGCGTTCCTATAGTAGGGCGAATATCGATGGATTTGATAAATATCGATGTTACCGATCTACCACCGCTTGATATTTTTCTAGGGCAGGAAGCAGAAATTATTGGAAATTATTGCACGCCCGATAAAATAGCGAGTATTATAGGTACTATCGGGTATGAGGTGTTGACTAGTCTTGGTAGTAGGTATAAGAGAGTGTATACTCGATGAACTTCAAAAATTGGCTACGTCGTCCTACAAGTACTACGGTGCTCACGTATTAAGTATACGCTCCGCTCCTCGTCTTGTGGACTCCTTACTCTTTTTGAAGTTGATCTTCGTATACCGGTGTTTCAAATTACCGGAGTTTATCAATTAACTTTTAAAATATATATACAAATGTTATTAAATATAGCTAATTCGGTCGGTAAACGTACTATAAAGTTTGCACAAAGTGTAGGTAGTTTTTCTCTATTTAGCTTTGCTGCCGTTAGCAGTATCATAAGACCGCCTTTATATTTGAGTTTAATCATCAGACAATTATTATTTATCGGATTTCACTCGCTTCCGGTTGTTGCGATGACGACTTTTTTCTCAGGAGCGGTACTTGCATTACAGAGTTATACCGGTTTTTCCCGTTTCTCAGCTGAAAGTTCCATTGCAACGGTAGTAGTATTGTCGCTGACTAGAGAGCTTGGACCTGTCTTAGCCGGACTAATGGTAGCAGGAAGAGTCGGGGCATCAATCGCCGCCGAAATAGCTACGATGAGAGTAACGGAACAGGTAGATGCTTTATATACTTTATCTACCGATCCTATTAAATATTTAGTTTTTCCAAGAGTAATAGCAGCTATTATTACAATGCCTTGTCTTGTTTTAATCGGCGATATAATTGGTGTTATGGGCGGTTATTTGGTAGGGGTATATAAACTTGATTTTAATAGTGCAGCTTATTTAACCAGTACTTTTCAGTATTTAGAACCGATTGACGTAATTTCCGGTCTTGTTAAAGCGGGAGTTTTTGGGTTTATTATTTCTATAATAAGTTGCTATAGCGGCTATTATTCAGGTAAAGGGGCTAAGGGAGTTGGAAGAGCAACTACCTCGGCAGTAGTAAATTCTTCTATCCTTATCTTAATCAGCAACTATCTAATAACCGAATTATTTTTCAAAGTATAAGCATGGCAAAAAAAGAAGAGTTTAAAATTAAAATTCGGTCATTATATAAATCATTTGCTAATCATAAGGTATTAGACGGAATAGATTTGGATGTAAAAAAGGGCAGTTCATTAGTTATTTTAGGCGGTTCCGGTAGCGGTAAATCGGTTCTAATTAAAAATATAGTAGGACTGATTAAACCTGATAAAGGTAAAATTTTTATTGATAATGTAGAAATCCAAGATATCTCAAGTAAACAAAAATTTGAGATTATGGACGGTATAGGTTTTTTATTCCAAGGTGGAGCATTATTTGACTCCTTGAATATACGTGATAATATTACTTTCGAGACTAGAAAATTATCTAAGAAAGAAAAAAACGACCTTGCCGGTGCAAAGCTTAATTCCGTCGGTTTGTCCCCTAGAATACTCGATCTTTACCCTTCCGAATTATCGGGAGGAATGCAAAAAAGAGTAGCCCTTGCTAGGGCTATTTGTAGTACACCGTCGATTTTATTTCTTGATGAACCGACCACAGGGCTTGATCCTATAATGGCAAATGTTATTAACGAATTAATTATAAAAATCCAAGAAGAGCTAGGGGCAACTACGATTACTATAACTCATGATATGATTAGTGCCGAAAAAATAGCTAAAGAAGTAGCTATGATTTATCAAGGAAAAATTAAATGGTACGGTAGTAAAGATGAAATGCGTAATAGTGATAATCCTTATTTAAAACAATTTATAAATGGATTAACTACCGGTCCTATAGAGGTATAAAATGTTTAAGAACTTATTATGTATAATAATATTTCTAGGTATAAACCTAAATGTTTATGCTATAAACTCTAGCTCTTATACGACAGATGATATAATAAAAATAGTAATTATTCTTGGAATAGTTATTTTAATTTTTAGTCCTGCAAAATTTCGTATAATCGTTATCGGTACTATGTTAGGCTTGGCTTGTGCCTATTTCACATATAAATACATCGTACCTATCTTTATTTCTTCACTAAACGGACCATAAAGATAAATATTGCTATTAGTGATGCCCACACCTCATCTATTTTCTCTTCTAACAGTATTAATTTAATATTCTACAATTAATCTAAAACTCTAACTCCCCCATGATAGCCATCTAATTCAAAAGAATTGGGGTGTATATTTTTACATGCGTCTAAACCTATAATATTAATCATATTAGTATTATTATCAATATCATTTAAAGTAGTGAGAATATCTTCTAAGTATTTAGATGATTCAGGTGAATCATTACCTCCAATTATTCGTACTTTTATTAAATCTTGTTCTATCAATTCATTTTGATTAAAGTCAGTAATTAACTGCTCTAACTGTTGTGAATTAATATTTCTAGCTAATGCTATTTTATTTAATTTTACGGAAAAGAAACTACAGGCAATCTCTTCATTTAAATCTTTAGTATAAATTACTAAATCATCATTTATATCAAAAATTTTATATTCTTGTGAGTTAATTTCAATTTGCATATTTTATCTACTTTTTTGATCATTTTTTTGTAAAGAAGTATTTTTATTAGGAGGAGTATAGCTAGGTGCGGCTATTTTTACTTCAGGGCTTATATTCTTTTTTAATACCTTATCGCTGGATAGGTTTAATTCTGGTTCATTCTTTTTATTATTTTTACTACTAAAAATATTTATGAAAAAATCTTTTATTTTTTGTATACTTTTTTGTATCCATGATTTTTTAATATTACTATCTTGTTGGTAGGTAGAATGAGTTAGTGCTAATGTTTTATTAATTTCTGAACGTACACTTTCCAACGGATTTAAATTGTTAGATAATAAATAATCAGTTTTAGCTATTAAATTATTTACAATTTTTGTTTTTTCTTGATCATTTAGATTCAATTCTTGAACTCGATTACTAATATTTTTAGTTACTATATTTTTTACTAATTTTGGATTAGTTTTTTGAATTTCCTCTGCTACTTTAGTAAGTGGTCTTGATATTTGATTAGATTGCCATGTTTCCATAGAATTAGGATTTTGATTAGCTCCTAATAAATATTGCTGAATAATATGTTTTTGTTGAATTTCATTTAAAGAGCGATTAGGTATATTTTTATTTTTAGTTAAATCAAAAGCTTTATAAAGTGCAGGAGTATTACTTCCTATGCCTAAATGTACTTGCCTGCTAGCAGTTGTTTTATCCTCTCTACCTGGAACAGCATGCGTTAATTTACCTGTTATTGGATCAAATATAATTCCTGATGGAGCTCCCTTGTCTCCTATATCTGCAGATTTTATATTTACGTTAGAGTGGTTATTTAATTCTTATGTTACTTTACGAATATTACCATCTGATACTGCAATTGATACTGCAGATCTATCACGTCCTCCTACTAAATAAGCTTCTAATTTAGTATTAGGAGGAAAGTTGCTTATTACATCATGTGTTAAAGAACTAGCATCAGTAAATCTGTCAACATGGGCTAATGCAGTTTTTTTAGTTAATGGATCATGTAAAATTACAGCAACGCATTGTTGAATGTTATCAGTGCCTATCTTTTCTTTATCAGAAAAACCAACTTCATGCTGTTCCACACGAACAGCTTCATAATCAACTATACCTTGCTGTAACGAGTAAGCATATGCATACTGCTCTATTGAATTTTCTTTACGGTTTTGAGTTTTATAAGCAGCTCCTAAAGCTAATCTTGCCATTAATTCTTTAGTTTGATCATTATTAGCTTGGCTCTTTATTAAAATTGATTCTTGCTTTTTAATAAATTTATCTAATGTTCCTTGTTGTTGATGTGCAGTTACTAATTCTTTGTATGAATTTTCTACATTATAATATTGCTTTGCTTCAAAAGAATTTTCTATGCTATCTTGAAATTTTTGAATAGCATTATCAAACATTCCTAGTTGTTGATAGCTACGTCCTATCATAGTATTAATATAAGAAAGAAAATTACTATCAGTTTGACCTATAGCAATTTGTTCAGCTTTTTGTAGTTGTTTAAGAGCAACAGGATGATTGCCTTTGCTATATAATTTTAATCCTTCATTATACAAAAAAGCTGCTTGGTTATGATCAATTTGTTCTTTCGTATTTAATGGTTTTGGAGTAAGATTACTAATATATTCAGGAAAACTTGAAGGTAACTCTCCTAATTTTTTAATTAGTCCGGTGATATTACCTTGAACTGGCTTCCCATTAATAAGCATAGATTTATAATAGTTTAATTAATTTATATTTTTATATAAAACTCTGTTATTTAATAAAAATCAAGCATTAGCTAATACCTAGCTACAAAATAATTATCTCTTGACACTAAGGGAGTATTACTTTATATTTTTTATCTATTGTATATTTATAAGTTTTAAGGTATTTAGCTTATGTCACGTAAGTGCGAACTCACAGGTGTGGGTGTTTTATACGGCAACAATGTATCACATTCTCAACGTAAAACTAGAAGACGTTTTGAGCCTAATTTAAGGTCAGTTAAGTTTACAAGTGATATAACAGCCGGAGAATATAGATTATCGGTTAATGCTAGATGTATTAGTTCAGTGGAAAAAGCCGGCGGTTTTGATGCGTATATTCTAAAAGCCGATGATAATGTTTTATCAAGTAACGCTAGAGCTATTAAGAAAAAAATAATTCAGACTAAAACGGCAAAATCATTATGAAAAGCGGTATACATCCAGAATATAAAAAGTTTTTGATTAAAGTAGGAAGCGATGTTTTTGAAACAATGTCTACTCATCCTACAGGTGAAATTTTAATGGATGTTGATTTTAGAAAGCATCCGGCATGGAATAAAGATTCCGGAAATGTAGTAAATCAATCGAACAAAAGTGTTAGTGATTTCAATAAAAGATTCTCAGGTCTTTCTTTCGGTGGTAAGAAAGAAGCTAGTTAAGCTTTGTTTGTGGATACTGAAGGTCGTCTGAGCTATGGAAATTGCATAGCAATTGTACGCCCGCAATCTCAGGAATTTATTATTATTTCATGAGATTGCCACGCAGCCTACGGATGCTCGCAATGACTACTCGATATCTATGCAAGAATGACACTAGCAATATTCGCATAGTATTGGACTAAATCGCAATATAACACAGATAAATCGTCAATTCTCAATTATTGCGGGGTGGAGCAGCTCGGTAGCTCGTCAGGCTCATAACCTGAAGATCGTTGGTTCAAATCCAGCCCCCGCTACCATATTTTTATATTTTCAGTAAAATTATTTTTCTGGACTTCCGCTTTTAGCGATGTTGTTGCATAGCTCGATTTTTCCGTCATTGAGAGAAGAATTAAATAGTAATTCGACGAAGCAATCTCAGGAGATTTGATTAGATTGCCACGTAGCCTACGGCTGCGGTCTTGTTGCATGGCTCGTTTTATGTCATTCCCGCGGAGGCGGGAAGGAAGTAAAAACCTATAAAAAACTTGTTTTTTTAGGTTTATTTTACCAAATGTGTAACTTCTATATCGATATTTGAAGTTATTTTTCTGAATTCCCGCCTGCACGGTTATGACACCGAGTGCGTTTTTCGAGCCATGCAACAACGCCTATGGCTGCTCGCAATGACGACTCGGTATTCACGCGGGCAATGCCTAATTACATCAAATACGAAAGCAAATTATGACTACTCAGAAAATAGTGCCTACAAAATCGACTGATAGCAGTAAGCTTTTTCGTCATCAAGCTAAATTTGTAGCCGGTGCTATGAATATAAATCAAATCCCCAATTTTTCATTACCGGAAATTGCTTTTGTCGGTAAGTCAAATGTCGGCAAATCAAGCCTAATAAATACGATATGTAATAATAAAAATCTTGCTAAAGTTTCTAATACTCCGGGACGTACTAGGCAAATCAATTTTTTTAACCTTGCAGATAAACTTATTATAGTTGACCTTCCCGGTTATGGTTTTGCTAATGTTCCTATATTAGTCAAAGAACAGTGGGAAGTGTTAATTAGTTATTATTTACGAAGTAGTTATAATTTAAGGTTAGTTAACTTATTGATTGATTCAAGAAGAGGTATAAAAGAAAACGATAAGAAAGTAGCTGAGCTATTACTTGAAAATAAAAGAGAATTTCAAATTATTTTCACAAAATCCGATAAAGTTACGGATCGTAAAAACCTTAACGATGAAGCACAGAATTTTCTTGCAACTTTAAACTACTCATGTAATGTTATGTATGTAAGTAGTAGGAGTAAAGAAGGTGCAAGAGAACTTAAAGCTAGTTTGGCAAAATGCATCAAACCTCAAAGGTAAAGAGGTAGATAGTATTTCTTCATTAAATAACATTGCTATAATTAAGAATATAATAAAGTGTAGTAGTGAGTTGAAGAATCAAGCAATAGTTCTAAAATTACCTGCTACTATTATTATTGACAATAAATTATTTACGGCTTTTATTGAATCTGTTAGATTGCTTGAGATGTGCGGTGCTAAAATATATATAGTACATGATCATATTGATTTACGAAGTTCGTCTTTAATATCACAAATAGATGAAAATTTTAGTCAGAAAATTAGTAAAATAAGCGACTATGGTTCTCTAAATAATCCTATTATTATGGAAATTTTATCCAGTTACATTAACAAGCTTATAGTAACAAAGTTAAGTAGTATAGGTTGTTATGCAGTTGGTATTTCAGGTAAGGATGCTAATTTACTGCAAGCAAAAAAGTCAAAATTATCTCACCGAAAAATTGTAAATCATGATGTTATAAATATTGGCTTTTTAAGCGAACCTATTATGATTAATCCGGAAATTTTATTAAATTTTGAAGATAATAATATTATACCCGTGATAGCACCATTTGCTAATGATGATCAGGAAAAAACGCATTTATTAAATGTTAACTTAACGGTAGCAACAATTGCTTCTGCATTAAGTGCGGAACATTTAATATTGCCATATGAGATATTACAGGTATCCGAGACATTTCCGTATAATATAAAAATACGAGATATTAACTTATTGAAATCAATGTTAGATGATAGTAATAATTTTATCGAAGAAGAATTAATTAAGATAGCAGTTAATGCACTTGAAAATAATAACGGTTACGTACATTTTGTGAATAGTGAAGTGCCGAATTCAATATTGTCAACTATGTTTGATATTAATATAAATTAATAGAGGTTTTTTATGGCAGGAGCATTAGCATCCGATCTTTTATTTGTAGGGTTAACTAGACCGCCGATGATATTTGGAGTAAGTATTAAGTTTGCTGCATTAAATATGATAATGACTATGATAGTATTTATTTGGAATAACGGCATTATGATTTTATTCATTGCAGCTGCTTTGCATTTGGTAGCTTATATTATATGTTTTAAAGAACCGAGATTCATAGAGCTATATTTAAATAAAATGTCAAGAACTAGCCAATGTCCTAATAAATTTTACTACGGAGCAAATTCGTATAATATTTGAGTTTTATGTCATTCCTGCGTGGATGCTAAACCGTCATTGCGAGCAGCCGTAGGCTGCGTGGATCGATTTTATCCGTCATTGCGAGAAGAATTACGTAGTAATTCGACGAAGCAATCTCAGGAATTTGTTATTATTTCATGAGATTGCCACGCATTCTACGAATGCTCGCAATGACGGTTTAGCATCCACGCAATCAATGCCTCTTGCAATGACAAAATAAATCAAAATAGTTAAATCAGGTGAGGTAATGAAGTTATTTAGAACTAGAGCAGCTAAAGAATTAAGGTCTAAACAAGAAAGACCAACTTCGCATTTTATTCCTTATAAATGTCATTGGGATAGTAATACTATTTTAACAAAAGATAATTCTTTATTACAAGTTATTAAAATAAACGGATTTTCTTTTGAAACTGCTGATGATGAAGATCTAGACATTAAAAAGAATATCAGAAATGCCTTACTTAAAAATATGGCTTCAGGAAATATCGTTATGTATTTCCATACTATTAGAAG of Rickettsia tillamookensis contains these proteins:
- a CDS encoding type IV secretion system protein VirB3, with the translated sequence MAGALASDLLFVGLTRPPMIFGVSIKFAALNMIMTMIVFIWNNGIMILFIAAALHLVAYIICFKEPRFIELYLNKMSRTSQCPNKFYYGANSYNI